The following coding sequences lie in one Mycobacterium sp. DL440 genomic window:
- a CDS encoding acetyl-CoA C-acetyltransferase codes for MSEEAFIYEAIRTPRGKQRGGALTEIRPVALVVGLIDELRARFPGLDETLISDILLGVVTPIREQGGDIARTVAIAAGMPDTTGGVQLNRFCGSGLEAVNMAAQKVRSGWDDLVLAGGVESMSRITMLSDGGAMFNDVAFTYDHRIAPQGIGADLIATIEGFSRDDVDAYAARSQERAAAAWSGGYFAKSVVPVKDQNGLVVLDHDEHMRPGTTAADLGKLKSAFEGLGAMGGFDDVALQRYHYVEKINHVHTGGNSSGIVDGAALVLIGSEKAGVSQGLTPRARIVATATSGADATIMLTGPQPATRKVLDRAGLTVDDIDLFELNEAFASVVLKFQKDLNIPDEKLNVNGGAIAMGHPLGATGAMITGTMVDELERRGARRALITLCIGGGMGVATIIERV; via the coding sequence ATGTCTGAAGAAGCGTTCATTTACGAGGCGATCCGTACCCCGCGGGGGAAACAGCGCGGTGGTGCGCTGACCGAGATCCGACCAGTCGCGTTGGTGGTGGGGCTCATTGACGAGCTCCGGGCCCGGTTCCCCGGCCTGGATGAGACGTTGATCAGCGATATCTTGCTCGGTGTAGTGACACCGATCCGCGAGCAAGGCGGCGACATCGCCCGCACTGTCGCTATTGCGGCAGGCATGCCCGACACGACCGGCGGGGTTCAGCTGAACCGGTTTTGTGGGTCGGGTCTTGAGGCAGTCAACATGGCCGCGCAGAAGGTTCGTTCCGGCTGGGACGACCTGGTGCTGGCCGGCGGTGTCGAGTCGATGAGCCGCATCACAATGCTTTCCGACGGTGGCGCCATGTTCAACGACGTCGCTTTTACCTACGATCACCGTATCGCCCCGCAGGGCATCGGCGCCGACCTAATCGCCACCATCGAGGGCTTCTCCCGCGATGACGTCGACGCTTACGCGGCGCGGTCGCAGGAGCGTGCGGCGGCGGCCTGGTCCGGCGGCTACTTCGCCAAGTCGGTCGTCCCGGTCAAGGATCAGAACGGCCTCGTCGTGCTGGACCACGACGAGCACATGCGGCCCGGCACCACTGCGGCTGACCTGGGCAAGCTGAAGTCCGCGTTCGAGGGCCTGGGCGCCATGGGCGGCTTCGACGACGTGGCGCTGCAGCGCTACCACTACGTCGAGAAGATCAACCACGTCCACACCGGCGGCAACAGCTCGGGCATCGTCGACGGCGCCGCGCTGGTGTTGATTGGGTCCGAGAAAGCTGGTGTCTCTCAGGGGCTGACGCCGCGGGCTCGCATCGTGGCGACGGCTACCAGCGGCGCTGATGCGACGATCATGCTGACCGGCCCGCAGCCAGCCACCCGCAAAGTGTTGGATCGTGCCGGCCTGACCGTCGATGACATCGACCTGTTCGAGCTCAACGAGGCGTTCGCCTCGGTGGTGCTGAAGTTCCAGAAGGACCTCAACATCCCCGACGAGAAGCTCAACGTCAACGGTGGCGCCATCGCGATGGGCCACCCGCTGGGCGCCACCGGCGCCATGATCACCGGAACCATGGTCGACGAGCTCGAGCGTCGCGGTGCGCGGCGTGCCCTGATCACGCTGTGTATCGGCGGCGGCATGGGCGTGGCCACCATCATCGAGCGCGTCTGA
- a CDS encoding crotonase/enoyl-CoA hydratase family protein, which yields MTDAAIVERRGNVALITINRPEARNAVNGAVSIAVGNALEAAQNDPEVWVVVLTGAGDKSFCAGADLKAISRGEDLFHDTNPEWGFAGYVNHFIDKPTIAAVNGTALGGGSELALASDLVVAGETASFGLPEVKRGLIAGAGGVFRIIEQLPRKVALELVFTGEPIAADEALRWGLINQVVPDGNVVEAALALAERITVNAPLSVQASKRVAYAADNGVIAHEEPKWARTQREFTALLKSEDAQEGPLAFAQKRQPVWKAR from the coding sequence ATGACTGATGCCGCCATTGTGGAGCGCAGAGGCAACGTCGCGCTCATCACGATCAACCGTCCGGAGGCCCGCAACGCGGTCAACGGCGCGGTGAGCATTGCCGTCGGCAATGCATTGGAGGCCGCACAGAACGACCCCGAGGTCTGGGTGGTCGTGCTCACCGGGGCCGGAGACAAATCCTTCTGTGCCGGCGCGGATCTGAAGGCGATCTCGCGCGGGGAGGACCTCTTCCACGACACAAACCCGGAGTGGGGCTTCGCCGGTTACGTAAATCACTTCATCGACAAGCCCACCATCGCCGCGGTCAATGGCACCGCTTTGGGCGGTGGCTCGGAGCTGGCGCTGGCCAGTGATCTGGTGGTCGCCGGCGAAACTGCCAGCTTCGGCCTACCTGAGGTCAAGCGTGGCTTGATCGCCGGTGCGGGCGGGGTATTCCGGATCATCGAACAGCTGCCTCGCAAGGTGGCGCTCGAACTCGTGTTCACCGGAGAGCCGATCGCCGCCGATGAGGCGCTGCGGTGGGGGTTGATCAACCAAGTGGTACCCGACGGCAACGTGGTGGAAGCTGCGCTCGCGCTCGCCGAGCGGATCACCGTGAACGCGCCGCTGTCGGTGCAGGCCAGCAAGCGGGTCGCCTACGCCGCCGACAACGGCGTGATCGCCCATGAGGAGCCCAAGTGGGCGCGTACTCAGCGCGAGTTCACCGCGCTACTGAAATCCGAAGACGCACAGGAAGGCCCGTTGGCCTTCGCGCAGAAACGTCAACCCGTATGGAAGGCACGCTGA
- a CDS encoding class I adenylate-forming enzyme family protein, whose protein sequence is MTSIEEALGRLWDANDHARMLQCDEHWESWGRVRTLTERIDKELTEAGCGEGGRVAVVLPNRMESVAALIAIFRGGRTLVTISPLQPPERLSADLAAAEVAYVLAPQALWAEAVFGRTVGDLGATGWSLEGDDVIAQARGRAQADHGDSAVAIEMLTSGTTGPPKRIPLTRAQLEVALAAALQHNDRPGSRTKPPLSGTVGLVTLPIVHIGGLWSLLQSLVAARPIAMLDRFTVQGWHSVVKEHRPALAGLPPAAIRSVLDSDVPAEDLASIRTINAGTSPVDPELVEAFFERYGIPILVVYGATEFSGAVAGWTVKDFHARRAEKKGSVGRAFPGVRLQIVDEDGAVLGPDESGRLQVATPQTGRADEWVTTSDLAHLDADGFLYIDGRADDVIVRGGFKVAPEIVVRALRGHPAVADAAVAPIPDHRLGQIPVAAVELRSGAETDGEALRQHCRTQLTPYEVPTQVFVVDALPRGAALKVDRRRLLAMLAELGAGQIDDNSHSQNANNPQKENS, encoded by the coding sequence ATGACGAGCATCGAAGAAGCGTTGGGAAGGCTGTGGGACGCCAACGATCACGCGCGCATGCTGCAATGTGACGAGCATTGGGAGTCCTGGGGTCGTGTCCGCACGCTGACCGAGCGGATCGACAAGGAGTTGACCGAGGCGGGGTGCGGTGAGGGCGGCCGGGTTGCGGTCGTGCTGCCGAATCGCATGGAGTCGGTCGCCGCCCTCATCGCGATCTTCCGGGGTGGACGCACTCTGGTGACCATCAGTCCGCTGCAACCACCGGAGCGGTTGAGTGCCGACCTGGCTGCCGCCGAAGTGGCCTACGTCCTGGCGCCGCAGGCGTTGTGGGCGGAAGCTGTGTTCGGCCGGACGGTCGGGGATCTCGGTGCCACCGGGTGGAGCCTCGAGGGCGATGATGTGATCGCGCAGGCTCGGGGACGCGCGCAGGCCGACCACGGCGATTCCGCCGTCGCGATCGAGATGCTGACGTCGGGTACGACAGGTCCTCCGAAACGTATTCCCTTGACCCGGGCCCAGTTGGAGGTCGCACTTGCGGCTGCGCTGCAACACAACGACCGGCCCGGGTCCCGCACCAAACCGCCGCTGTCGGGAACCGTCGGCCTGGTGACACTGCCCATCGTTCATATCGGCGGCCTCTGGTCGCTGCTGCAGTCCCTGGTCGCCGCCCGACCGATTGCGATGTTGGATCGGTTCACGGTTCAGGGCTGGCACTCGGTGGTCAAGGAGCACAGGCCCGCCCTCGCGGGTTTGCCGCCCGCAGCCATCAGATCGGTCCTCGATTCCGATGTTCCGGCCGAGGATCTGGCGAGTATCCGCACCATCAACGCGGGTACCAGCCCGGTGGATCCTGAACTGGTCGAGGCCTTCTTCGAGCGTTACGGCATTCCGATCCTCGTCGTCTACGGCGCGACAGAGTTCTCCGGCGCCGTGGCCGGGTGGACGGTGAAGGACTTCCATGCTCGGCGGGCGGAGAAGAAGGGCAGCGTGGGACGCGCGTTCCCCGGCGTCCGGCTGCAGATCGTAGATGAGGACGGCGCCGTGCTCGGTCCGGATGAGAGTGGCAGGCTGCAAGTGGCGACTCCGCAGACCGGGCGCGCGGACGAGTGGGTCACCACCAGCGATCTTGCGCACTTGGATGCCGACGGCTTCCTCTACATCGACGGTCGCGCCGACGACGTCATCGTCCGTGGCGGGTTCAAGGTGGCACCGGAGATCGTCGTGCGGGCCCTGCGTGGGCATCCGGCCGTAGCCGATGCGGCCGTGGCGCCCATCCCGGATCACCGTTTGGGCCAGATCCCGGTTGCCGCAGTCGAATTGCGGTCAGGAGCAGAAACCGATGGTGAGGCATTGCGTCAGCACTGCCGTACCCAGCTCACGCCGTATGAGGTGCCCACCCAGGTGTTCGTGGTCGATGCGCTACCCCGGGGTGCGGCACTGAAGGTGGACCGTAGGCGTCTGCTGGCCATGCTGGCGGAGCTCGGTGCCGGACAGATCGACGACAACTCCCACTCACAGAACGCCAACAATCCGCAGAAGGAGAATTCATGA
- a CDS encoding acyl-CoA dehydrogenase family protein — MDFGLTAEQDQLAEAERAWLVRNDPLVRVRATLDSAPITIDPAAVAHATESGLLSLLTPEMGGTHVDLAVLTEAHGYAASALPIADLTVAAWLLDRAGISTGEGSLTGLAFGSGRRGPSTPVPMAADMASVAVVGEAGEKEYLSVVSAPALIAMSTLDLTRSWARVNFDGTDVAALPEGTELPAGTLTAVRDALAVHRAFDALGAATRLLDMTVEYAGQREQFGVPIGSFQAVKHHCADMVVAVESARASLWAAALALDTSVGAARSRAASAAAAYAKAAAARVAGDALQVHGGIGFTWEHDLHLLLRRIKVDEAFDGTVAEHRAALVTA, encoded by the coding sequence ATGGACTTCGGACTGACCGCCGAGCAGGACCAACTCGCAGAAGCCGAGCGTGCCTGGCTGGTCCGCAACGACCCGCTGGTGCGCGTCCGCGCAACACTGGATTCAGCACCTATCACCATTGACCCGGCAGCAGTGGCGCACGCGACGGAATCCGGTTTGCTGTCGCTGCTCACCCCCGAAATGGGTGGCACCCACGTAGATCTCGCGGTTCTCACCGAGGCCCACGGTTACGCGGCCAGCGCGTTGCCGATCGCTGATCTGACAGTTGCCGCCTGGCTGCTCGACAGAGCAGGGATCAGCACCGGCGAGGGCTCGCTGACCGGATTGGCGTTCGGTTCCGGCCGGCGTGGGCCCAGCACCCCGGTTCCGATGGCCGCCGATATGGCCTCCGTCGCGGTGGTGGGCGAGGCCGGCGAAAAGGAGTACCTGTCGGTCGTTTCTGCTCCCGCGCTGATTGCCATGTCGACCCTCGACCTGACCCGTTCGTGGGCGAGAGTGAACTTCGACGGTACCGACGTCGCCGCCTTGCCCGAGGGAACCGAACTGCCCGCCGGAACGTTGACCGCGGTGCGGGATGCGCTTGCCGTGCACCGTGCGTTCGACGCGCTTGGCGCCGCGACCAGGTTGCTCGACATGACTGTCGAATACGCCGGGCAGCGCGAGCAATTCGGCGTGCCGATCGGCTCGTTCCAGGCCGTCAAACATCACTGCGCCGACATGGTCGTTGCGGTGGAGTCCGCCAGAGCCTCGCTGTGGGCCGCCGCGCTCGCGCTGGATACCTCGGTGGGCGCGGCCCGGTCGCGGGCGGCCTCTGCGGCCGCCGCATACGCCAAGGCCGCGGCCGCCCGCGTCGCCGGCGACGCCCTCCAAGTGCACGGTGGTATCGGCTTCACCTGGGAGCACGACCTGCATCTGCTGCTACGCCGAATCAAGGTCGACGAGGCATTCGACGGCACGGTCGCCGAACACCGCGCCGCACTCGTCACCGCGTAA
- a CDS encoding 3-hydroxyacyl-CoA dehydrogenase NAD-binding domain-containing protein — protein MAENTIQWDKDADGIVTLTLDDPTGSANVMNDDFQNSIHRAVQRLVAEQDSITGVVITSAKKTFFAGGDLKWMMSLDQSDAAEAFDTVERVKADLRKLETLPKPVVAAINGAALGGGLEIALATNHRIAADVKGSQIGLPEVTLGLLPGGGGVARSVRMFGIQKAFMEVLSQGTRFNPAKAKETGLVDELVGSVDELIPAAKAWIKANPEADTQPWDVKGYKIPGAEELAAVLPSMGSNLRSQLKGAPVPALRAILAAAVEGAQVDFDTASRIESRYFSEVATSQTAKNMIQAFFLDLQAINGGASRPEGIAKQEIRKIGVLGAGMMGAGVAYVSAKAGYDVVLKDVSIEAAERGKDYSRKLEAKAIGRGVSTEEQAAALLGRIIPTADPQDLKGVDFVIEAVFENSELKHKVFQEIEDIVEPNALLGSNTSTLPITGLATGVKRQEDFIGIHFFSPVDKMPLVEIIKGEKTSDEALARVFDYTLAIRKTPIVVNDSRGFFTSRVIMTFVREAMAMLAEGVAPTSIEQAGGQAGYPAPPLQLLDELNLELLQKVSIETRKAVEADGNTYTPHPGEAVVEKMIELGRPSRLKGAGFYSYVDGKRTQLWPGLRETFNSGSSQIPLQDMIDRMLFAEALETQKCLDEGVLTSTADANIGSIMGIGYPAYTGGSAQFIVGYQGELGVGKAAFVARAKELAARYGDRFLPPISLTE, from the coding sequence ATGGCTGAGAACACCATTCAGTGGGACAAGGATGCCGACGGCATCGTCACCCTGACGTTGGACGACCCGACCGGTTCGGCCAACGTGATGAACGACGATTTTCAGAATTCGATCCATCGCGCAGTGCAGCGCCTTGTTGCTGAGCAGGATTCGATCACCGGTGTGGTGATCACCAGTGCGAAGAAGACCTTCTTCGCGGGTGGTGACCTCAAATGGATGATGAGCCTCGATCAGAGCGACGCCGCTGAGGCGTTTGACACCGTGGAACGTGTCAAGGCTGATCTGCGCAAGCTGGAGACCCTGCCCAAGCCCGTCGTGGCCGCGATCAACGGCGCCGCGCTCGGCGGTGGCCTGGAGATCGCGCTGGCGACCAACCACCGCATCGCCGCCGACGTCAAGGGCAGCCAGATCGGTCTGCCCGAGGTGACCCTGGGCCTGCTGCCCGGTGGTGGCGGCGTGGCCCGCAGCGTGCGCATGTTCGGTATCCAGAAGGCCTTCATGGAGGTCCTCTCGCAGGGCACCCGCTTCAACCCGGCCAAGGCCAAGGAGACCGGTCTGGTCGACGAGCTGGTCGGTTCGGTCGATGAGCTGATCCCGGCCGCAAAGGCGTGGATCAAGGCCAACCCCGAGGCCGACACCCAGCCGTGGGACGTCAAGGGCTACAAGATCCCTGGCGCAGAGGAGCTAGCAGCGGTCTTGCCGTCGATGGGGTCGAACCTGCGCAGCCAGCTCAAAGGTGCCCCGGTGCCCGCCCTTCGGGCGATCCTTGCCGCCGCTGTCGAGGGTGCCCAGGTCGACTTCGACACCGCCAGCCGCATCGAGAGCCGCTACTTTTCCGAGGTGGCTACCAGCCAGACCGCCAAGAACATGATTCAGGCGTTCTTCCTGGACCTGCAGGCCATCAACGGCGGCGCCTCGCGTCCCGAGGGCATCGCCAAGCAGGAGATCCGCAAGATCGGTGTGCTGGGTGCGGGCATGATGGGCGCCGGTGTCGCCTACGTGTCGGCCAAGGCCGGCTACGACGTGGTGCTCAAGGACGTCAGCATCGAGGCCGCCGAACGCGGGAAGGACTATTCGAGGAAGCTGGAAGCCAAGGCGATCGGCCGCGGCGTCAGCACAGAGGAACAAGCAGCTGCGTTGCTCGGTCGGATCATTCCGACCGCTGATCCGCAGGATCTCAAGGGCGTCGACTTCGTGATCGAGGCCGTGTTCGAGAACTCCGAACTCAAGCACAAGGTGTTCCAGGAGATCGAGGACATCGTCGAGCCCAACGCGCTGCTCGGCTCGAACACCTCCACGCTGCCGATCACCGGTCTGGCGACCGGCGTGAAGCGCCAGGAGGACTTCATCGGTATCCACTTTTTCTCACCCGTCGACAAGATGCCGCTGGTGGAGATCATCAAGGGCGAGAAGACCTCTGACGAGGCCCTGGCCCGCGTGTTCGACTACACCCTGGCCATCCGCAAGACCCCGATCGTGGTCAACGACAGCCGCGGCTTCTTCACCAGCCGCGTCATCATGACCTTCGTGCGGGAAGCCATGGCCATGCTGGCCGAGGGCGTCGCACCGACGAGCATCGAGCAAGCGGGTGGCCAGGCCGGCTACCCGGCGCCGCCGCTGCAACTGCTCGACGAACTCAACCTCGAACTGCTCCAGAAAGTTTCGATCGAGACCCGCAAGGCGGTCGAGGCCGACGGCAACACCTATACGCCGCACCCCGGTGAGGCCGTGGTGGAGAAGATGATCGAGCTCGGCCGCCCCTCGCGCCTGAAGGGTGCCGGCTTCTACTCCTACGTCGACGGCAAGCGGACCCAGCTGTGGCCCGGCCTGCGCGAGACGTTCAACTCCGGATCCTCGCAGATCCCGCTGCAGGACATGATCGACCGCATGCTGTTCGCCGAGGCGCTGGAGACCCAGAAGTGCCTCGACGAGGGCGTGCTCACCTCGACCGCTGACGCGAACATCGGCTCGATCATGGGTATCGGCTACCCCGCCTACACCGGTGGCTCGGCCCAGTTCATCGTCGGCTACCAGGGTGAGCTCGGCGTCGGCAAGGCAGCCTTCGTCGCCCGCGCCAAGGAACTGGCCGCCCGCTACGGCGACCGCTTCCTGCCTCCGATCTCGTTAACCGAATAG